The nucleotide sequence CTTTTCCTTAGTAAACATCGACAAGAATGAAGATGGATCTATCGCTGAACGACTGTATGTAAAACGAGCTATAGGATTTCCATCCGAGACCGTTCGTTTTGCTAACGGGGATGTGCAGGTTCGTCCTGCAGGCTTTGCGTCATTTGTAGATGAAGCGTCATTCAGGAATGAACTATCACTGGTAGATGGTCCACATAGAAGTCTTGCGGCCTCTTCTTACGAAGGAATTCGTGCATGGGGGAGTTTATTTGGATACCAGGAAGCTGGGCTGGACCTGTCAGTTAGCCCTTCCTACCTGAAGAGCCAATATGCAAGTGTCCAAGGGGACTCTTATCCTGATGATATGTACGCATTCGAGACTGCCGCAAAGCGAACAAAACACTTGATCAACCCCGCGGATATGCAGGCAAGAAGCGATAGTGCAAAATACCAGAGTGGAATCTATATCCCACAAGGATCCATCCTCCCTCTTGGTGATAATCGTGACAACAGCCGTGACGGCCGGTATTTTGGCCCTGTAAGCCAGAAAAAAGTCAATGGTTCTGTTCGGTTTCGTTTCTGGCCCTTCACAAGCATGAAATATCTTGGAGATGCATAGTGCTCACGTTAGGTGCAAACAATCCAAAAGCCCTGTATCTCCATATCCCTTTTTGTATCACCTGTTGCTCGTATTGTGCATTTTACAGTGAGCCAAAGGCCTCTTGGATAGGGTCCCAAGAGGAGTATGTTACACGCCTTGAGCAAGAGATTAAGGGTGTCATTCAAGAACTTGGTGGATTTGAAACGATCTTTATCGGTGGAGGCAACCCTGGTTCCCTTACCGAAGTGCAGTTATCCCGCTTGCTTATTGCAGCAAAGAGCACCCATTGTAGTGAAGTTACCATCGAGATGAATCCTGAGACGTTTTCTGAATCTTATTTTCCTCTATTCGAAAAAAAACTCGTCACACGGTTAAGTATGGGCATCCAGAGCATGGATGATTCAGTGCTTCATCAACTGGGTAGGAACGCAAAGACAGAAGATAACTTCAGGGCAATTGCCCTCGCCAAGAAAGCCCATGGCCTCTACGATATTGATCTTTCTTTTGATCTGATGGCAGCCCTTCCCGGTCAAAGTATCGAGATGGCACTACAGGATATTGACACCATAGTCTCCCTCAGTGATCCAGAGCATATCAGCCTCTACTGCCTGACTGTAGAGGAGGGGACTGAGCTTGCAAGAAGAGTCTCAGAGCGCGAGCTGAAAGTGTGGGATGATGATGGCCAAATGGAATTGCTGGAAAGATTGTGGAATCGACTTGGCCAATTGGGGTATGAACACTATGAGGTGTCGAACTTCGCAAGAAATGGACGATATTGCAAACACAACCTTGTGTATTGGAACCTGGATACCTATCTAGGATTGGGAAGCAGCGCTGCTTCATTCCTGCAATCAGATAGCCATTCATGGCATTACTGTCAGAAGGAAGACCTTCATGCCTTTGCTGAAGGAACATTGTTCGGTGGGTATGAAATTGAGAAGCTTGGCAGTGACCAACTAATCGAAGAATACTTGATGATGGCACTCCGCACAAACCGTGGGATCGAAAAGAACCTTTTCAAAGCACGCTTTTCCCTTGATTTTGATTTGCTATTCTCAAAAACCATTGCAAATCTCGATCCTCTCTGGTACAAAGATACCAATTATATATTTATATTATCTAAAGTTGGATGGTTGGTTCTTGATGAGATTATCTTAAGGCTCGCTCTCCAAATTCCGCAACCCCTTGACCGCCACTAGCGCATATGATAGGTTAAATGGGCTATAGATTTCATGATATTTTACTAAATAAGAGGTTCAATTATGTCCGGCCATAGTAAATGGGCTACCATTAAACACAAGAAGGGTGCTGCTGACGCAAAACGCGGCCAGAAGTTCACGAAGCTGATCAAAGAAATTTCCGTTGCTGCCAAGATGGGTGGCGCTGACCCTGACTCCAATGCACGGCTTCGAACTGCTATTCTCAAGGCACGTGCAGAGAATATGCCCAAGGACAATATTGACAGGGCAATCAAGAAAGGTTCAGGTGAGTTGGAAAACTCCACCTACTATGAACTGACCTATGAAGGATATGCAGTTGGTGGTGTTGCGCTTATTATTGACACCCTTACCGACAACAAGAACCGTACAGCAAGTGATGTACGTTCCACGCTTACAAAGAACGGCGGAACACTGGGCAACAGCGGTTGTGTATCGTATATGTTCCAGACCAAAGGTATCATAACCTACGATTCATCCAAGTACACTGAAGAACAAATTTTCGAAGTGGCATTGGAGAATGGCGCTGACGATGTAACGACTTCAGATGAAGTAATTGAAGTAATTACTACTCCAAGTGACTTTGCAAACGTCCTTGAGGCCATGCAGGCTGCTGGATTTGAGCAAGAAAGTGCCGAGGTAGAGAAAGTTGCAGACCAGACGGTCACACTTGACACAGAGAAAGCCCGTAAAGTACTCAAGATCATCGATAAGCTTGAAGAGTTGGATGATGTCCAGCAAGTCTCTTCTAACCTGGAATTGCCCGATGATTTTGAGGATAGCGACGAAGAATAAGGCATGCGAATCCTAGGAATTGATCCAGGATATGCACAGACAGGCTGGGGTGTTGTCGAATCAGATGGGCAGCATAACCGGCCTGTTTCTTTTGGTGTCATCAAAACCAGTACTTCACAACCAGACAGCCAAAGGATACACTTTATAGCGAAGTCGGTTGGACAGTTGGCTGAAGACCACCATGTGGATGTTTGTGCCATGGAAGACATATTTTTTACCAAGAATGTCAGTTCTGCCATCCCGGTTGCAAAGGTGATTGGAGCCTGTATACATCAGATGGGATTGCAAGAGCTCCCGGTCAAGTTGTACAGCCCTCCCACCATCAAGAGTGTTGTGACGGGTTTTGGCGGTGCGGAAAAACATCAGGTTCAGGAGATGGTTCGTATCTTGCTGGGTTTTGAGACCATTCCCCGTCCTGATCACGCTGCAGATGCCTTGGCTGTCGCAATCTGCTTTGCTGTCTATGATTTTTCGAGAATAAGGATGAAATTGCCATGATCAATGCACTGATTGGAGATATCATATCCATAGAAGAAGGAACCCTTTTCTTACGATGTGGCCATATCGAGTATACGCTTTCGGTTTCCAGCCAGACTGCCAGCACATTCAGCAATCTCTCGCTTGAAGCACGTAGGGGAGTTAGAGTCATGACCGTGCTGGTTCATAGAGAGGACAGCATGTCACTTTTCGGCTTCTCTGATGCAGATGAGCGGGAAGCTTTTCTTCAGTTACAGACAGTATCGGGAATCGGATCAAAACAGGCGCTCAAGATTCTCAGTGGTATCAACGTTCGAAACCTTGCTGAGGCATTGGATAGTGGGAACCTGAAGTTGCTCTCATCGATTCCAGGGATTGGTCCGAAAACAGGACAAAAGATGATCCTTGCCCTGAGAAATGTACTGGTATTGGATGAGGATAAAGGAAGAAGCCAGAGTGGAACGAGAAAACAGGCACATCACCCTTACAGTGACATTATCAATGCACTTGTAGATATGGGGTATGATCGTCGTCTTGTAGAGGAAACCGTGGACAAGGTTACTGAGAACCAAGCTTCTGAGCTCGATAAGATGAGTCACCATGATGCCGAGGAACACCTGTTCCGTTTAAGCATCAAGCTGCTCGGATAACAGGGATACAATACATATGGAAACCAATCAACCGGATTTACACGAACTGATACAAAACTCCGTGACTTCTTCTTCCTTCCAGGAAGAGGGGGATAGACAGGAAAATATTCTTCGCCCAAAGCTGCTGAAGGATTTTCAGGGACAACAACGGCTCAAGGATAACCTTGCAGTTTTTGTGCAAGCAGCACGGGAAAGAAAGGAGTCCTTGGACCATACGTTCCTTATCGGCCCCCCAGGACTGGGGAAGACCACCCTTGCAAGCATCATTGCCAATGAGATGGAAGCAGAGATTCGAATGACCAGCGCACCTGCCTTGGAAAAACCAAAGGATCTTGCTGGTATACTTACCAATGTCACCGAAGGATCTATTTTCTTTATTGATGAAATTCATCGACTCAAGCCTGCGCTTGAAGAAATGCTGTATATTGCCATGGAAGATTTTGAGATCGACTGGGTAATCGGTCAAGGACCTTCAGCCCGGACGATGCGTATTCCCCTTCCTAGGTTTACCTTGGTTGGGGCTACCACCAAAGCAGGTTCCGTTTCCAGCCCTCTCTCCTCACGATTCGGTATTACCTGTCATATCGAGTTCTACAATGAGAAAGAACTGGCACATATCATCAGGCGGTCTGCCCAGATCATGGATGTGCATATAGAGGAGGAGGCAATCATTCTCCTTGCTCGCTGTAGTAGGGGAACACCCCGTATAGCCAATCGTCTCTTGAGAAGATTGAGGGATTTTGCGGCTGTTATGGGTGATGGTATTGTCACCACTGCCGTGGTAGACCATGGAATGGAACGACTCGGGATTGATACCAATGGGCTTGAAATGCAGGATCGCAACATATTGCGGACCATCATAGAATTCTATGATGGGGGGCCTGTAGGCGCCGAGACCTTAAGTATCAGCGTAGGTGAAGCAATAGAATCCCTTGAGGATTTCTATGAACCATACCTGATCCAGAAAGGATATTTGAAACGAACACCGCGTGGCCGTATGACCACTAAACTTGCCTATGAATTGCTGGGTATACCCTGCAAAAGGAATATGGATGACAATCAAGGAATTCTCTTTTGACCTACCAGCACACCTGATCGCACAAACACCTGCTGACAAACGAGGGGAGGACCGACTTCTGGTACTGAACCGCAGTGATGGCAGTGTCGTCGATGAACAGATGCATCATTTTGCCTCCTTCCTTGAGGAAGGTAGTGTTGTGGTGGTGAAT is from uncultured Sphaerochaeta sp. and encodes:
- the ruvC gene encoding crossover junction endodeoxyribonuclease RuvC, with the translated sequence MRILGIDPGYAQTGWGVVESDGQHNRPVSFGVIKTSTSQPDSQRIHFIAKSVGQLAEDHHVDVCAMEDIFFTKNVSSAIPVAKVIGACIHQMGLQELPVKLYSPPTIKSVVTGFGGAEKHQVQEMVRILLGFETIPRPDHAADALAVAICFAVYDFSRIRMKLP
- the ruvB gene encoding Holliday junction branch migration DNA helicase RuvB, yielding METNQPDLHELIQNSVTSSSFQEEGDRQENILRPKLLKDFQGQQRLKDNLAVFVQAARERKESLDHTFLIGPPGLGKTTLASIIANEMEAEIRMTSAPALEKPKDLAGILTNVTEGSIFFIDEIHRLKPALEEMLYIAMEDFEIDWVIGQGPSARTMRIPLPRFTLVGATTKAGSVSSPLSSRFGITCHIEFYNEKELAHIIRRSAQIMDVHIEEEAIILLARCSRGTPRIANRLLRRLRDFAAVMGDGIVTTAVVDHGMERLGIDTNGLEMQDRNILRTIIEFYDGGPVGAETLSISVGEAIESLEDFYEPYLIQKGYLKRTPRGRMTTKLAYELLGIPCKRNMDDNQGILF
- the ruvA gene encoding Holliday junction branch migration protein RuvA is translated as MINALIGDIISIEEGTLFLRCGHIEYTLSVSSQTASTFSNLSLEARRGVRVMTVLVHREDSMSLFGFSDADEREAFLQLQTVSGIGSKQALKILSGINVRNLAEALDSGNLKLLSSIPGIGPKTGQKMILALRNVLVLDEDKGRSQSGTRKQAHHPYSDIINALVDMGYDRRLVEETVDKVTENQASELDKMSHHDAEEHLFRLSIKLLG
- the hemW gene encoding radical SAM family heme chaperone HemW, which gives rise to MLTLGANNPKALYLHIPFCITCCSYCAFYSEPKASWIGSQEEYVTRLEQEIKGVIQELGGFETIFIGGGNPGSLTEVQLSRLLIAAKSTHCSEVTIEMNPETFSESYFPLFEKKLVTRLSMGIQSMDDSVLHQLGRNAKTEDNFRAIALAKKAHGLYDIDLSFDLMAALPGQSIEMALQDIDTIVSLSDPEHISLYCLTVEEGTELARRVSERELKVWDDDGQMELLERLWNRLGQLGYEHYEVSNFARNGRYCKHNLVYWNLDTYLGLGSSAASFLQSDSHSWHYCQKEDLHAFAEGTLFGGYEIEKLGSDQLIEEYLMMALRTNRGIEKNLFKARFSLDFDLLFSKTIANLDPLWYKDTNYIFILSKVGWLVLDEIILRLALQIPQPLDRH
- a CDS encoding YebC/PmpR family DNA-binding transcriptional regulator, with the translated sequence MSGHSKWATIKHKKGAADAKRGQKFTKLIKEISVAAKMGGADPDSNARLRTAILKARAENMPKDNIDRAIKKGSGELENSTYYELTYEGYAVGGVALIIDTLTDNKNRTASDVRSTLTKNGGTLGNSGCVSYMFQTKGIITYDSSKYTEEQIFEVALENGADDVTTSDEVIEVITTPSDFANVLEAMQAAGFEQESAEVEKVADQTVTLDTEKARKVLKIIDKLEELDDVQQVSSNLELPDDFEDSDEE
- the lepB gene encoding signal peptidase I, with the protein product MESLLGFLEKHTVRILTHRKAVKAYEMSQKTKRTFIGEVKGWVDALVFAVFAVLLINQYIFQLFVIPSPSMVSTLNVGDRVFVSKTIYGIEVYPGGPKIFSANRKVQRDDIITFYNPEYDSKGPVFDILSQIIYMGTFSLVNIDKNEDGSIAERLYVKRAIGFPSETVRFANGDVQVRPAGFASFVDEASFRNELSLVDGPHRSLAASSYEGIRAWGSLFGYQEAGLDLSVSPSYLKSQYASVQGDSYPDDMYAFETAAKRTKHLINPADMQARSDSAKYQSGIYIPQGSILPLGDNRDNSRDGRYFGPVSQKKVNGSVRFRFWPFTSMKYLGDA